The genomic region AAAACGAAGTGTTTTACCGATACTCTGGCCTATGGAATCAATAACACAAGCTTCATGATGTCGTTTGCCGACATCGATACCAACAAAAAACATATCACATACCTCCAAGTGGTCGGTTCCCGCATACCTTTGCGATATACAACCTAGTTTGACATACGAAGATCGGGCGATGCCCTTCAACATCCAGCTCATTCGTAAACTCTCGCAAAGTCGGGGCTACACTCTTTATACCGAGAACAAAGTCTCAAGGAGGATTTCGTAGCACTCCGACTCACACGAGAATATTATCTCAAAACTTGGAGGATACGTGAACAGTTTATATTGGATTGTCTAATATCAATATACTAGGAGGATTTATCTGTGAACAAGTTTATTTTCAATGATTATTTCCGTGATCCTCAGAAAAAAATCGCCAAGCGGATGCTTTTCAAAAGCGATAATGTAATTGCTTTTATTCTGAACATTGCAAAAGGGGCAATACTGCCAGGACACACACATCTAGAATCAACCCTTTTCCTGCAGGTCATAGAGGGTAATGCCAAGGTTGTCACGGATGGCAATGAAACCTTGTTGCAGGTGGGCGAGTTAATGCAGGTTGATGGGCAGGAAAGCATGCAGGTTATAAACATCGGCGAAGATGTTTTGCGCCTTTTGGTCACAATTTCACCAATGGGCTCGGAAGCCTTTGCAACAGATGCAGATATTTAACAAGGACAGAGGGACAGGTATGCTGTCCCTCTGTAATCTGGTTTTATGTGATAAATTGCCGTCAAGAGTATTCATGGTTGATCTAAATTAATACTGAAATTCTGAAGCGTTCGTTTATGCGGGCGTTTTTTGTTTTATCATATTTATTTAGTGATGCGAGAAAATGATGAGATTATATTCTAAGCCATAAAAGGTATAATCAAGAATATAAGTGATGCGGTCACTCATGAAAATGTTGCCTATATTCGCTTGGAATTAGTTCCGGCGAATTTTTTGTTAAGCGGGTTGGCAACACTGTATTATCAATGCTTAGCCTGAGTTTGCTATCTAGTTTAAAAGAGTAATGTCAGGTATCATCTATGACTTTATGTTAGAAATAAAACAAATTAATTGACTTAATCAATCAATTTGTTGACTTAGTCAATTAATCTGTTTATACTAACATATATAGTAAAGAAAAAAGGATGATGGTTTATGATAAAGGAGCTTGAAAAGCGTGCATTAGAAGTTCGAGACTTTAACCGGTTTTATACTAATATAATTGGTCTTATGGACAAGACGATACTTGATAGCCCATACTCACTTGCTGAAGCCAGAGTGTTGCTTGAAATTGATACCGCCGGTCAGTGTACGGCCAGTGATTTGACAAAATTGTTGCAGATTGACCCAGGGTATTTAAGCCGCATACTGTCCAAATTTACACAAGATAAGTTTGTTATTAAAGACCGGTCATCCGTTGACAGACGTGCCCAGGTGCTAACACTATCTGATAAAGGACGACAAACTATTTATAACCTTTACAATGAGTCAACAATACAAGCCAGTAAGATTCTTGAGAAACTGACGAACGAAGAACAGAAAGAGCTTATTGGTCACATGGTTGCAATGAGAAACATTTTGGATAAGAAGCAGGATAAGACCTATATTATACGTACGCTTAACCCCGGTGAAGCTGGATATATTGCGTATAGACATTGTGTTCTTTACGAAAAGGAATATGGACTTGGTGGAACTTTTGAGCAGTATGTAATGGATGCTCTAACAAAATATCTTAACGAACAGCCTGAAGGCGAAGTTTGGGTAGCAGAAAATATTGGACGAATTGTTGGGTCAATTGCGGCTGTCAGTACTGAGGAAGGGATAGTTCAACTTAGGTGGTTTTTAATAGAACCGGAATATCGTGGTTCAGGATTAGGCCGGCAGTTAATGACAACAGCTATGGAATACTGTAAGCGCAAGAAGTTTAGACAGGTGTATTTGTGGACGTTTCAAGATTTAAAGGCGGCGCGGCATTTATATAAAAGTTTCGGGTTTTCACTAACTGAACAAGCTGAAAGCGATACCTGGAAAAGTGGTGTAGTAGAAGAACGGTGGGACATGGTACTTAATAATTAGTCCTACGTATGTATGAGGATATAATGTAACTGTAAAAGGGCCTACCGGGTATAAGGATTTATATAAATCCTTATACCCGGTAGGCCTTAAACTTGCCATCCTTAATCAGATATCTGGTCTGGGGAGCTACAGTTCATCGCCAGCTTTTAGCTTTGGCGGGCGGAATACCTTGTGGGAAGCTGAAAATATTTTCTGGATCGTAACAGGACTTAACATGGGTGAGCCGTTCGAAGTTACTACCGTAGTAACCCCGGGGCCAGTTTTTGATAGCAAGGTTAGGTGAATTGACGTAAACCCCCCAGGTATAGGAGAGCATCGCCCTGCGGAAATCCTCCCCCCAGCGGATACCTGGCATGGCCCCGTCTGGGGTGTTCCTGTTCCTCCCAACCCATGAAACAGGACGGTGCCCGAGGAGGTGGGCGGCGCGTCGATGAAACGCCGGACTGTACTGATAGCAGCCTCGGGCAACTGACCGTAGATAAACGAATCAGTGCCGCGTTGTAGTGCCTGTCATCCGGCCAAACTATCCGCCCCGTCAGTTGGGGTTCTCTGTAGAGGCGTAGTTCATTGTTTTTGGGCGTATCATTCAACCATCCGGGAAATAATATACATCGCTAATTAGGCGGATTATTCGAAAATTTCCGTATTATTGCGGAAATATATCTGAATAATGGATTATTTCTATTTTTTTTAGATAATGCTATGCTTAAGACAACCCAAATATAAAAAGACGCTATAGCACAAATATTGGGGGTGATAAAAATTAGTAATAAAGAAATGAGTAAAAGAAAGTTACTTGCCGAGTTGTTGAATCGAACGGTTCCCGTTACAATAACAGACTTAGCCAGTCTTATAAATAAGACTGGTAGAACGACAAGAAGTTATTTAGATGAAATTCAAGATGAGTTTAAGAAGTCTGATATTGAAATTGTTAGGAAGACAAATGTTGGGGTTTATATTGATATTGATGATAAAGATAGAGAGAATTTAATAAATACACTTGAGAAGAATAAGGCGAATTCTTTTACTATTGATAATTTTTCATCTAAATATCGGCAAGTATATATTCTAAAAACACTCCTTGAAGCTAAATTTTCTTATACAATTCAGATGTTTGCTGAGGAGCTATATTGCAGTAAAAGTACCATTGTGAATGAACTGGTTTATGTCCAAGAATGGCTGAAAAGATATAATCTTGCATTACAAAGAAGGCAAAATCAAGGATTATGGATAGAAGGAGATGAAAGGGATTATCGAAAGGCGCTAAAAGAGCTGATTGATGATATAAAAGATAAAGAACAACAATTTGAAGATTTAACTGAAACCGAAACAAAGTTGGACTATAGAATCGACATAGTTGATTATGTAAAAATCAAGAATATGTTTTCTAAAATAAATTTGTATACTATTCAACGAATTATTCAACAGGCAGAAAAAAAATTAGGAGTTTATTTTACCGATCAGGCATTCCTTAATTTAATTACCCATATGGCTATTACTATTGAAAGATTAAAAAATCATAAAGCCGTGTCCGGAAATGAAAACTATCTTGAGAGTTTAAAAAAAGAACGGGAATATGCCATTGCAGAATGGGTTGTAAATGAGCTTAGCAAAGAATTTAAAGTGAACTTTCCGGAAGAAGAAATTGGTTATATATCAATCCATATGATAGGAGCAAAAATTCAAGATCACGGTGAAAAGTGTAGCGAAATTATTGAAAAGTATGATGTTAATTTAACAGATGCAGCCAAAAGCATAATTTCATTGTCTTCTGAAATTTTGAATATAGATTTAACCAAAGATGAAGGGCTATTAACCAGATTAGTGTTGCATTTAAGGCCAACAATTATGAGATTAAAATATGGTCTTAGATTGACAAACCCAATACTTTATAAAATAAAAGAAGAATATACAAATATATTTGGAGTTGCTTGGGCTTGTAACAGTATTTTCGAAAGAAATTTTGGTGTATCAATAAATGAAGATGAAGTTGGATATTTAGTACTTCATTTGGCATTAGCAGTTGAAAATATACGAAGCAAGATAAAGACTGTAATTGTCTGCTCAAGCGGAATAGGTACTTCTCAGTTGGTAGCCTCAAAACTGGTTAGAAAATTTGATAATCTTGAAATAACACATATACTGCCCTATAATCGGTTAAATCAAAAAATAATAGATGAAGCAGATTTAATCGTTACAACAATAAAAAATATTTGTAATAGTAAAAAAATAGTATATGTATCAACGCTTGTTAATGAAAATGATTATATTAACATCGCAGATGCGATTGAAAAGAGAAAGAAAAGGCAAATGGATGATATTCCTCTTTCAGATTTCGAAGTAAATAAAGAATCAGATGTTGATGAATGTAAAGAAAAGATTTTTGAAAAAGAGTTATGTTTTTTAGATAATGATATTTCTGATTTTTTTCAAGCTATAAACTATTATGGTAAATTAATGGAGAAAATGGGTTACGCCAAAATTGGTTTTCATGAGGATATTTTAAATAGGGAAAAAATAGGATCAACATACATTGGAAAAGGCATAGCGATACCCCATTCTAAAGATGTATTTGTAAATAAATCAAGGGTATGTGTAGTGAAGTTTAAAAATCCCGTAGTCTGGAAAGAAAATGAGTTGGATATTATTTTTATCCTATGCTTAAAATTTAATGATGTTAATAATACGAAAAAATTTTTTAAAAAATTCTATTCTATATTTGAAGATAATGAAATGATAAACAAAATTAAAAATGCTCAGAGTATAAATGATGTAAATTTTTTATTCGACTAGGAGGGGAGAAAATGGAACAAATAATAACAAAGGATTTACTTATATTGGACTTAGCTTCTTCTACTAAAGAAGATGTAATTAAAGACATGGCAAAAGTTATCGAATCCGAGGACCGGTTGGATAATTTAGAAGGTTACTTGGAACAAGTGTTTAAAAGGGAAGAAACTTTTCCTACCTCAGTTGGTTTCGAGGTTGCTATTCCACATGGCAAGACTGATGCCGTTAAATGGCCTACCGTTGCTTTTTCCCGATTGAAAAATGAGGTTAAGTGGAGTAACGAAGAGAGTGTTAAATATGTATTTCTAATTGCAGTGCCGGAAAAGGAAGCCGGAAATATGCATTTGCAAATTATCGCACAACTTTCTAGAAAAATAATGAGGGAAGAATTCAGAGAACAACTGAAGAATGCGTCAGAGGCAGATGAACTTCTGAAGATATTGACAATGTAAATTTAATGTATATAGTTCAATTAATTATGGGTTTTATCTATGCTATATAAAATATATTAAGGGGGAAAAAGAATGGATGATTTAAAAGGTTTATTCAAAAACACAAGGCAACATTTGATGTCGGGGGTATCGTACATGATTCCCTTCGTTGTTGCAGGCGGTGTACTGCTAGCGCTTTCAGTTCTATTATTTGGTTCAGCATCTGTACCTCCAGAAGGAACAAGACTTAATGACTTATTTAATATCGGCGCAGCTGGTTTGGGACTTATGGTACCAATCCTTGCAGGTTTTATAGCATTTTCAATGGCAGATAGGCCTGGTATTGCACCGGGAGCTATTGGTGGTTTCCTTGCCAATAAAATTGGTGCAGGTTTTTTAGGCGGGATAGTGGCAGGTATACTGGCAGGAGTCATTGTATTTTATTTAAAGAAGATTAAAGTTCCGACAATCATGCGTTCCGTTATGCCGATATTTGTTATTCCATTAGTGGGTACGTTCATAGTTGGCGGACTTATGATGTGGGCTTTAGGTACTCCAATAGCGGGTTTGATGAGCGGAATGAAGGCTTGGTTAGAGGGATTAGGGACTGGTAACTTAGGTATATTAGGAATAATTGTAGGTTTGATGATTGCTTTTGATATGGGTGGTCCAATAAATAAAGTGGCTTATGGCTTTGGTGTAGCCATGGTTGGTACGATTGATACGGCAACAGGAATGGCATCTCCCATTGCATTAACAATTATGGCGGGGATTGGTGTGGCTATATGTGTACCGCCAATTGGAATGGGGGTTGCTACTTTACTAGCACCAAAGAAGTACACTGCTGAAGAAAGAGAAGCCGGGAAAGCGGCCATATTAATGGGTCTTATCGGAATCACAGAAGGGGCCATACCATTTGCTGCAGCAGATCCCTTAAAGGTCATACCTTCTATCATGGCAGGTTCTGCGGTAGGATCAGTTGCAGCCATGTTATTAGGAGCGGGAAATCCGGCACCCTGGGGCGGATGGATTGTTTTGCCGGTTACTAAAGGCGCAGGTGCTTATATTATTGCTACTCTGGTAGGTGTAGCCGTAACGGCTCTATTGGTAAATATTTTAAAGCGAAAAGTAAATCAAGCTACTAGTAACACTGATACCGGAGATGGTAGTCAGGAAGTTGAGTTAACTTTTGAATAACTGTTAATTGATGATTGCATTTTTTCAATTTAATAACTGACTAAACCGATAAGTTAACTGGGATAAAATGAAAAAAACAAATAAGTAGCTGTGGCAAAGAAAATAAGCTCTCCTTTGCTTATAAATAACAAGGATAGATATTGTTTTCAAAAAAGTAAAGGAGAGCGGCGAAATCAACAAGTTAAGAACTATACATTGATATTACTATATGGAGGTAGATTAAAATGAAAATTTTAGCAGTAACAGCATGTCCTTCAGGAGTTGCCCACACTTATATGGCAGCTGAAGCATTGGAGAAAGCGGCAAAAGTTAAAGGTATTGAAATTAAAGTTGAGACACAAGGTTCTATTGGAATAGAAAATAAAATTACTGCCGCAGATATCAAAGATACAGATGCAGTAATTTTAACGAAAGATATGGGAATTAAGGAAGCTGAAAGGTTTAATGGACTTCCAATTGTCAAAGTTGCAATTAGCGATGTGGTAAAGAAGGCTGAACAAATATTAGACAAAGTTGAAGCGTATATTAATGGAAAGAAACAGGTTTAGATCTGCCGCGATAAATAAAGATAGTTAATTGATTGGAAATTAGAGCGGGGAAAACTAAATTACGTAATCAATTATAGATTTTGCGGTAGTGTTTTAGAGCGTTAGGGGCGGGGCTTTGTACCGTCTGCGCTTTTTTCTTTTTGTAATGAAGTGTTTAATCATCAGTATTACGTATTTATTATTTATAGCAACTTTATATTTGAATCCTCAAGTATTTTGATTATTTCGCTGTCAGGAAGTTCATCTATTATTATACAATCTATGTCGTCCAGAGTTGCAAATTTGTAATTACCATCAAAATGGAACTTGTTGTTTTCCATGACCAAATAACTTTTTTTGCTTGCTTCAATTATTGCTTTTTTTGTAATGCCGTCGTCAATATCAAAAGTTGTTATATTTTTATCAAAGGCATCTACTCCGCAACTGCCAATAAATGATTTATCGAACTTATAGCGGGAAATAAGTTCAATCGTTGCAGCCCCAGTAAAACCTAACAAATTTTTGTTCAGTATACCTCCCGTAGCTACTACAGTAATATTATTTTGAGAACATAATATATTTAATATTTCCAATGTATTTGTAACAACTGTAACTTTTTTGGCACTCCCTGCTAGTAGCTTTGCAAGTAAAATATTTGTTGTAGATAAATCTAAAAATATCGTTTCCCGATCTAAAATAATACCGAAAGCTTTTTCAGCAATAATTGTTTTGGAAGGTACGTTAATTTCTTTTCTGGATCGTATGTCGTAATTATTGGCGGATTCTCTAATCTGAACTGCACCACCATAGGTTCTTTTTAAATGTCCTTGATTTTCCAGGATTTTAAGATCTTTTCTAATACAATCTTCCGTGACACTAAATCTGCTGCTGAGCTCTTTAACTTTAAGTTTCCCTGCAGAGTTAAGGAGGCTAATTATTTCCGATAGACGTTCTTCAGCAAACAAGGTTGTACCCCTTTCTGTTAAAACAAATAATTGAGTTAAAGGCATTTCTAAATGTATTACAAGTAAATCAATATGAGGTTTCAAAGACTATAGTTTTAGTCTTTTCCCGATATATCATTAGCTTGTTGAATAAACTAATTATATTATAGAACAGAACTGTGGACAATAATACAAAATAATAAAAAGTGTGATAAAATTAGTGCTGATACTAGATTTTCGCTTCTACTGGGAAGAGCACCCAGCTCATTAAACAATGCAGTTGCTGAAGAGGCCCGGTTTTTCTAAAGCCTACAAAAGAGTCACGATAAGCAGTCGAGAACCTACTTTAAAAATAGTTCTGGACTGTTTTACTTTACAGGATGTTACCTATTAGCAATTATTCATAACCATTGTCTCCTCAGTCTGTGTTCATAATCATAATGGCTAATACAAGTAAGGAATTTTCATTGCGAAATTCCCCGGACTATTATATAATCAAGATAAAACAATAATAAACAATATAAAATAATTACAAATTAAGGGAGGATATCTATGGAAAAATTAATCCAAACCAAGCGGGTTAGCATTCTAAAGGAAAAAATGATGGCTCAACCAAGGTTTGTATCCATTGAACAAGCCTTAATTATTAAAAAGACATATGAAGAAAATGAAGAGAAACCAGTAATCATCAAAAGGGCACTTGCATTAAAAAATGCATTGCTGCACTTAGATATTGCAGTAGAACCGGAGGAGAAGATTGTAGGGAATCGTACAATCGGGGTGAGGTATGGCGTCGTATTTCCGGAAAGTGGAAGTTCCTGGATTGACCGTGAATTTGAAATCCTTCCAACCAGGCCACAAGATAAATTCAATGTACACAAAGGAGATATTGACAGTTTTAGAAAAACAATTAGACCATATTTCAAGGGTAAATCGTTAGAAGATGTGATTAGGACCCGATACGGGCAGGAAATTGACGAGATTGCCAAGGTAGTAAAAATCAATCAAAAGGATCATGCACAAGGGCATATTTGTCCCAGTTGCCAAAAGTGGTTACAGTATGGGCCGGAGGAATTAAAGCAACAGGCTATTGCAAAATTAGAAAACGCGACCGGCAAACAATATGACTTTTATCAAAGTGTCATTTTAGTAATGGAAGGTGCTCAAGCCTTTATTATGCGATATCATGACCTTCTGGTGGAAAAGGCAAAGCAGGAGATTGATGCCGCTGATAAAGCGAATATGCTTGAGATTGCGGCTATTTGTAAAAATGTAAGTACGAAACCGCCCGGTTCTTTTCATGAGGCAGTACAATCAATCTGGTTCCTCTTTGTAATCCTTCATATGGAATCAAATGCATCTTCTTTTTCACCGGGAAGAATGGATAGCTTCTTATATCCGTATTATAAAAAGGATATAGAAGGCGGTAAAATTGATAAACAGAAGGCATTAGAAATCATAGAATGCATTTGGTTAAAGTTCAATCAGATTGTTTATTTGAGAAACTCCCATAGCGCTAAATATTTTGCAGGGTTTCCCATTGGTTTTAATATTGCAATTGGCGGCCAAGATGAAAACGGTAATGACTTTTTTAATGAATTATCTTTTCTATTTCTAAAAGCTCAGGAGCATTTGGGCTTGCCACAACCCAACTTGTCAGTAAGGCTTCATAAGGGAACCAATGAGCTTTTGTTAAAAGAAGCAATAAAAGTAGTTGCTAAAGGCAGTGGAATGCCACAGTTTTTTAATGACGAAGCTATTATTTCTTCCATGATGAATCTAGGTGTGACCGGAAAAGATGCCAGAGATTATGCTATTGTAGGTTGCGTTGAGCTTACTACCCAGGGAAATAACCTTGGTTGGAGTGATGCCGCAATGTTTAATTTAAATAAGGTTTTGGAATTAACTTTAAACAATGGGAAGTGTTTGGTAACTGGGAATAATATTGGACCTGATGGGGGAAATCTAACGGACTATAATACTTTTGCAGACTTGGAAGATGCTTTTGCCAAAAACATAAACTATTTTATAGAAAAAATGATTTTGGCTTGTGAGCAAGTGGAAAAAGCGCATATAGATATTCTCCCTTCCCCGTTTTTGTCGGCAGTTATTGATAACTGCCTAGAGAAGGGTATGGATGTGACTGCCGGGGGAGCGGTATATAATTTCTCTGGTATTCAAATGATTCAAATCGCTAATTTAGCCGATAGTTTGGCAGCCATTAAGCTTTTAGTATATGAGGAAAAACGAATTTTAAAAGAAGAGTTATTAAAAGCCTTACAATGCAACTTTGAAGGTTATGAAGTTATTCGTACCATGCTGCTTAAACGTGCACCTAAGTATGGAAATGATATTGCTTACGTTGACGAGCTTGGCGCAAAATGGGCAAGATTCTTTAGTGAAAAATTAAGTCATTATACCAATTATCGGGGGGGAAGATATCATACGGGAATGTATACCGTTTCCGCCCATGTACCGATGGGTGAAAATGTGGGAGCCTCAGCAGACGGAAGATATGCGGCAACTCCTTTGGCCGATGGCGGTATGTCTCCTGTATATGGAAGAGATATTGCTGGGCCAACAGCTGTATTAAAATCAGTTTCTCTATTGGATAATTATTTAACTACCAATGGAGGACTGTTGAATATGAAATTTTTACCGGAATTCTTTAAAACGGAAAATAATATTGATAAGTTTGCAAAGTTTTTGAGAGCCTTTGTAGATCTGGAGATACCACATATCCAGTTCAATGTACTAAGGAAAGAAGATTTGCTTGCAGCACAAAAAGATCCTGAAAAATATAGAAATTTAACTGTGAGAGTGGCAGGTTATACTGCTTACTTTACGGAACTGGCAGGTGAACTACAGAATGAAATTATTGCCAGAACAAGTTATGGAGACTTATGATACAAAAAAAATAAAGGGCAGTGTATTTGATATTCGAAGGTTTTCTACCCATGACGGTGCCGGAATTCGAACAACTATTTTTTTAAAAGGATGTCCGTTGCGGTGTGTTTGGTGTCATAATCCGGAAGGTCTTTCGCTAAAGCCACGGCTTATGTATTTGGAAAATCAGTGTATCCATTGCGGAACCTGTACCAAAGTATGTAAAGGCAATTCCATTATTTTAAAAGAAGGCAGGCTTCATATTGACAGAACGGTTACAGATGAGTGGGAAGATCCGATTGATGCCTGTCCGGCGGCCTGTTTAACCATGGATTGCAAATCATATACGGTAGAACAATTAGTAGAAGTGGGTTTAAAAGATGCAGCTTTTTTCCGGCATGGCGGAGGGATAACCTTATCGGGAGGAGAGCCGCTTTTACAAGAAAACTTTGCAATTGCATTGTTAAAAGCGTTTCACGAAGCCGGGGTTGACACTGCAATGGAGACTTCGCTTTATGTAGACCGGGAGACAGTTGCAAAGGCGCTCCGCTATTTAGATACGATCTATGCGGATTTTAAAGTATTTGATAGCCAAAAACATAAAGAATTAACTAAAGTGACAAATGACAAGATTAAGGACAATATAAAATTCATTTTGGAGTCGAACAAAAGGGATCAAGTAATTATTAGAACACCACTTATTCCAACCATGACAGCTGAGCAAGAAAACATTTTTTCTATAGCAAAATTTATTACAAATATTTATCCTGAGGTAAAATATGAATTGTTGAACTATAACCCTTTAGCGCAGGCAAAATATAGCTTAGTGGAAATGGAATATTGCTTTGAAGAAAACCCAAGAATGTACACTGAAGATGAAATGAATGAATTTAGAGAAGTGGCAAAAAAGGCAGGAATTAAGAATCTCATCATTGAGGTTTAAGTTAAAGTATTTTGCGGCTATTAAAGTGGAAATGGCAGTCTGGTAAAATGGATTTAATTACCCTGTAGTATGCAAACAGTGTGGCAACGCTGGTAACCTCATAAGTATTAACAAAAAAATCCGCCCGAATCGGCGGAAGAAGATGGTTTATAGAAATTTAATGGTCATATCACGAAAATATTTCATTTTTGTCTTGATTGGGTCTTTGATGAAGTTTGGTTCGTCCTGTATGATTTTTTCCATAGTGCTTTTTTCTAAGATCACATAGGGCCGGATAATCCCAAAAGGCGTGTGGAGTTCTGCGGAGAGGCCAGTTTCAATGTGAGAAATGCTTGCTCCATCCAGATGAAAGGTATATTCACCCAATAGCTTTTCGTTTTCTGTGATGCGCACGCCCACATGGTTCTGTTTCCCGGCCAAAAACGAGTTTACTACCGAGTAAAGCGCCTGATGATTCTGTTTAAACGCTTCAAAGGTGCGCTTGTAGAACGGCGTCAGTTCTTCATGGATAAATTTATCGGTCTCACTCATAGTTCATCCTCCTAATTCTTTTAAGGGGGCATTCGATTGGCTTTCCCCAAAATGACGGGGTAGCGGATATATTGGTATTCCAGTACACGCAAGAAGAATATGATTTGCCATTTCTCGCGGAAGAGCAAGTTATCAAATGCCCAGTGATTTTTTGTACGCAGTGCCATCCTTGAATACCGTGCCGACAACCTTGCCTAATTCAAAATATGAGGGATACATCATGATCATTGGATTTATTTTTACAGGATCGATCTGCCCGTCCGTCAAGCCTTTTTCATCTGCATAAACAGCTACTATTTCGCCCAGAAACATCAAGAACCCCGATAGTGTAATCGTTTGGGTTACTTTGCAAAGTATATTGATTGGGCACTCTTGGATCATTGGCGCTCTGCCGGCCTCATCGTAAAACGGGATGAACAATTCGGATTTATCCGTTGTTTTCCCTGATACCAC from Propionispora vibrioides harbors:
- a CDS encoding flavin reductase family protein — translated: MPFPTILVGADVSGRPNYCTVGACGVVNLEPMLYVSLKETHYTTTGIKANGFFSVNLPSPDLAEKTDFCGVVSGKTTDKSELFIPFYDEAGRAPMIQECPINILCKVTQTITLSGFLMFLGEIVAVYADEKGLTDGQIDPVKINPMIMMYPSYFELGKVVGTVFKDGTAYKKSLGI
- a CDS encoding glycyl-radical enzyme activating protein, whose protein sequence is MKLLPEQVMETYDTKKIKGSVFDIRRFSTHDGAGIRTTIFLKGCPLRCVWCHNPEGLSLKPRLMYLENQCIHCGTCTKVCKGNSIILKEGRLHIDRTVTDEWEDPIDACPAACLTMDCKSYTVEQLVEVGLKDAAFFRHGGGITLSGGEPLLQENFAIALLKAFHEAGVDTAMETSLYVDRETVAKALRYLDTIYADFKVFDSQKHKELTKVTNDKIKDNIKFILESNKRDQVIIRTPLIPTMTAEQENIFSIAKFITNIYPEVKYELLNYNPLAQAKYSLVEMEYCFEENPRMYTEDEMNEFREVAKKAGIKNLIIEV
- a CDS encoding glycyl radical protein, yielding MEKLIQTKRVSILKEKMMAQPRFVSIEQALIIKKTYEENEEKPVIIKRALALKNALLHLDIAVEPEEKIVGNRTIGVRYGVVFPESGSSWIDREFEILPTRPQDKFNVHKGDIDSFRKTIRPYFKGKSLEDVIRTRYGQEIDEIAKVVKINQKDHAQGHICPSCQKWLQYGPEELKQQAIAKLENATGKQYDFYQSVILVMEGAQAFIMRYHDLLVEKAKQEIDAADKANMLEIAAICKNVSTKPPGSFHEAVQSIWFLFVILHMESNASSFSPGRMDSFLYPYYKKDIEGGKIDKQKALEIIECIWLKFNQIVYLRNSHSAKYFAGFPIGFNIAIGGQDENGNDFFNELSFLFLKAQEHLGLPQPNLSVRLHKGTNELLLKEAIKVVAKGSGMPQFFNDEAIISSMMNLGVTGKDARDYAIVGCVELTTQGNNLGWSDAAMFNLNKVLELTLNNGKCLVTGNNIGPDGGNLTDYNTFADLEDAFAKNINYFIEKMILACEQVEKAHIDILPSPFLSAVIDNCLEKGMDVTAGGAVYNFSGIQMIQIANLADSLAAIKLLVYEEKRILKEELLKALQCNFEGYEVIRTMLLKRAPKYGNDIAYVDELGAKWARFFSEKLSHYTNYRGGRYHTGMYTVSAHVPMGENVGASADGRYAATPLADGGMSPVYGRDIAGPTAVLKSVSLLDNYLTTNGGLLNMKFLPEFFKTENNIDKFAKFLRAFVDLEIPHIQFNVLRKEDLLAAQKDPEKYRNLTVRVAGYTAYFTELAGELQNEIIARTSYGDL